CCATCTGAGGGCGACCCGCAGCTTAGGGAGGCAATAGCAAAAGTTGAAGGCATTACTCCGGACTTTGTAACAATCCACAGTGGCCTGTCGGAAGGCATTGACTTTCTTTTCCAGGCGCTAGTAAACCCCGGGGACAACGTGCTTTTGCCATCCCCAAGCTACCCTCTTTACAACACAAAGCTGCGCGTTTGCGGCGGTGTCGACAACTTCTACCAGACTGATGAAAACTTCATCCCGATAGTTGACGACTTGCGGAAAAAAATAAATGAAAGGACAAAGGCGATAGTCGTCATCAACCCGAACAACCCGACAGGGGCTGTCTATCCAAGAAGCGTCCTTGAGCAGATTGTCAACATAGCAGGCGAATACGGCCTGCCAATCATCGCAGACGAAATCTATGACAAGATGGCAATTGACGGCCAGCCGTCAACTAACCTTCGCACCCTTACAAAAGAGCTTCCCCTGATTTCCGGAAACGGGCTTTCAAAAAACTTCATTTACCCAGGCTCGCGCGTCGGCTATCTTGCGCTTCACGGCCAGGGTGTCGAGCCTCTTCGTGATGCACTTGTCAAGCTGTGCAACCAGAGGCTGTCTGTGAACTGGGAAATGCAGCGTGGTGCGCTTGCGGCATTCACAATGCCGATGTCGCACCTGCCTGAAATACACCGG
This is a stretch of genomic DNA from Candidatus Parvarchaeota archaeon. It encodes these proteins:
- a CDS encoding aminotransferase class I/II-fold pyridoxal phosphate-dependent enzyme, coding for MPAVGFYRFCFESSTMTVVSPAQATTAASERKPAVKLASRVESISYEIRDIVARARKVAATGKKIHWFNIGDPNQFGFKPPVWVTDAIKDALNEPKYSAYCPSEGDPQLREAIAKVEGITPDFVTIHSGLSEGIDFLFQALVNPGDNVLLPSPSYPLYNTKLRVCGGVDNFYQTDENFIPIVDDLRKKINERTKAIVVINPNNPTGAVYPRSVLEQIVNIAGEYGLPIIADEIYDKMAIDGQPSTNLRTLTKELPLISGNGLSKNFIYPGSRVGYLALHGQGVEPLRDALVKLCNQRLSVNWEMQRGALAAFTMPMSHLPEIHRQLKIRRDIISKGINSIPGMHLAKPQAAFYSFPKVETEKYATDKEFVYTLLEKTGVLVVPGSSFSPVLPGKYFRLVFLAQPQELEEAIGKIESFMKTA